The sequence GAACTCGTTTCAATTGACGTGTACGGAAAAACTGTGGTGTACAGCTTCCTGTATTAATTATTTTCCTCCTACGGAAATAGCAAAGTCTACTGATTTCGGAGGCAGACACTCATGATCATCACAGGTCATGAATTCTACAGATCCTTTTACCTTGGTAGCTGCTTTACCTTTCACGGTTACTTTTTGTACGAAGTCTACCTGATTTTCGTAGTATTTCAGCTCTGAGTCAAAGTTCTTGTCGAAAGCCTTATGCAGCTTACCAACTTCAGTCACCTTACCCTCGTTTACTACCAGTGGGCTTTTGGTGAACTTGAAGGAGGTAGGTACCGGACCTTCTCCCGCTTCCTGTGCATACAGGTGCCAGCCACCTTCTATAGTAGCTGTCATGTGCAATTCATACGTGGTAGCGTTGATCTTCTTCGACGTAAAGCTCCACTTCACCGGATTCTCTATCTGCGCACTTGCCAGCAGGGGCAAAGCGAACAGACAGATCGCTGTTAATAATTGTTTCATACGTTTTTTTTAACTGGTTGGCTGATTTTATACTATACTTCTAAACAAATCAGTTGTTGTTGATCAGGCTCTGGAATATCAGCTGCCCATCGGTATTTCCCAGTACATCGCGGGTAGCCCTTTCAGGGTGAGGCATCATACCAAATACATTCCGCTCCTTGTTGCAGATACCTGCAATGTTCAGGGTAGCACCGTTTGGATTTGCATCTTCCACTACGTTACCAAATTCGTCGCAATAGCGGAACAGGATCTGGTTGTTCGACTGCAGACTTTCCAGCGTCGCCTTATCAGCATAATAGCGGCCTTCACCATGTGCTACCGGAATCATCAGCGGACGACCGGTTACATCCTTAGTCATGGAAGCAACAGTATTTTCACTCTTCAGGTACACATTTTTACAAACGAACTGTTGATTCTCATTGCGCAACAGGGCGCCAGGTAACAGACCCGCTTCAACAAGGATCTGGAAACCATTACAAACTCCAATTACACGACCACCTTTATTTGCAAATTCGATCACGCTCTGCATCATTGGGCTAAAGCGGGCAATAGCACCACAACGCAGATAATCGCCATAAGAAAAACCACCTGGCAGTACAATGCAATCTTCTGTATTGAACATGCTGAGGTCTTTATCCTTGTGCCATAACTCTATCACTTCCTGCCCAAGGTCATTACGCAGGGCGTCTATCATATCATGATCGCAATTAGAGCCAGGAAAGGTGACTACGCCGAATTTCATATTAAATAGTTGAATTTTATGATCTTAAATATATCTTATTGATTTTAACCAATATTTACGACCTAGACCATTGGACGCAAAGTACCGGAAAAACCACAAAATTACTGTGCCGTTTGCACATTTCCATAGCCGTTCAAAATAAAAGCCGCTGAGAGGGGCCTTAATGATTCGCACTAAACCACTGCATCACAATCACATAAGCCACCGTTAATAGGTGGATTACATTAGCCATGGTATTATTCCGGATGGACCAGTATACATTGGCGACGAACATAGACAATGGCAATATAGCCAGTACCCAGTAAGCTGGAGAGAAATGTATATTAAAGAAAGGAATCAGCATGGCTACGAACACATATATCACCAATACTCCCCATATCTTCCTGCCCTGAATCAGCATCTTCTTCAGGCTTCGCTGCAACAGCAGCCATCCTAACAGGAAAAATACTACACTGATTACAATGGCACCCCATACCTTATAGTGCAACATGAGCTCTATGGAAAAACCAATTCTTGGGATTTTTGTGAATAATGCCCATTGGTCTGTGAGGAAAAGATAAGTACCCAGCAAATACAGCGGACCTACCAGTCCCAATACGGCAATAATCCATTCTGCCAGTCGGAACGGTCTCATTATCAACAAACTCATTAACAATAGCAGACAGAATATAATGGCCGGGAAATAGAATAATCCACAGATACCAAGTGCAAACCCTATATTAAATACCACATCTCTGGCGGAGGTGCGGGTATATAGCAATGTAATGGAAGAGAATACCCACAGCATGATGAGGTTCACGAGCAAAGCAGGTGAAAATACATTCCAGCCTTCCAGCAGGGAGGTGAAAAGCATGTATGCCATGGCAGGTAAATAGTTCGGCTTGGCAAAAAGACGCTGGTGATTCACAATCTTAGTGATCAGCAAAGCCTGCAATAACAGGATCATGATAGCCAGGGAGGTAAAAAAGAACGGACTGGGACCTACGAGTGCCTTCAGCCATTTTACCAGCAGGTCATATAATAACCCTTCAGAGCCGTCGGCCAGGTAAGTAGCCGGATGGAGAAGGTAATAGAACTTTACTACCAATGTATATATTAACAGTAGTAATACTGTTAGAGGGTTGCCGGAGCGGAAGAATTTAACCACAATCTAGTTCTCTTTTCTACTTTTGAAAGCGTTCCAAAGGTAAAGTAAAATATTAATTTTTTTTCTGCATGCGCTTTCTGATCCTGCTCAATGATGGACCCGCTATGCCCAGGTAGGATGCGATATGATATAACGGCACCTGGTTCACCAAATCCGGATGCTGCTCCACCATCTGTACATACCGCTCTTCCGGACTCTTAAAGAGAAAATCCTCTGTATGCTCCATCATCAGGTTAAAAGCCACCTCGGCTATATATCTCCCAAACCGCTCCCACTCATGAGATTGTTTATATAATGCATGTAAATGATCGACATGTATATATAAAATGGTAGACTCTACCATACTCTCCGTATAAAAATTACAGGGCCGACGGGTCAAAAAGCTCTTAAAAGCTGTCACCATCTGGTTCGTTGTATAAAACAACATGTTCTTCTCCTCCCCTGTCTCCGCATTCACATAATAGGTGCGGAACACGCCATCCACGATGAAACCCAGATGCTTACACACATTCCTGTACTCATTATAATACTCCCCCTTCTGGTACGTCCGCAATTCCCAATACGGCAATGACAAAGCAAAACTCTGCTCGTCAATACCGCAAAAGCTCCTTACCGCCGTTTCTAATTTTTCCAGTTCAGTCATGCACTAAAGTTAGTACTTCGCTCTATAAAACTTGTTCTCCTGTGTAATCTTCAAAGGATTCTTCTTAAACCATCCGATAAAATCCTCCCATTCCTTCTTATGTTCCCCTCTCCATTCTTCAAACTGCTTATCATCTCCTTCCGCAAGGATCCAGTAATTATATTCCTCCATGAAACCCGCATCTTTTACTTGCTGCTCATAGTCAAACAAAACGACCGGTGTCTTTTTCGCAAGTGCCATATTCTGGTAGTTTTCCACAAACCGGGTCCTGATCCTGTTTAAAGAAGGTAAATTAATAATCTTCTCCCCTGCCACGGACAGCAGCAATACAGGTTCATACACCATCACCCCAAAAGGCAGGTTGTACTTGCCATCCGGAGAAATTGCCATCACATTCTGCTTGCAAAAGCTCACCGTCACCAATGTATCGTCTTTAAACTGAATTTCCCCTTTATACGTCAGGTACAACTGCTTACTAATCTCGTCCGTCCGCCTGGAACCTCGTTCCAGGTTCAAAAAGATCTCTCCATATATCATCCCCCATACCTCTTCCTGTGTGCTCAGAAAGATTTTGGACGCCCAGTAATAATTGGAAGGAAACATAGGATCTACCTCGATCCCCTTTTCAAAATAACTTAAAGCTTTATTATAATCCTTGATACCGATCTCCATCACACCCCGTTCCAGGTACAGATTACCTGCATCCGGAAATGCCTTTAACCCTTTCTCATAAGCATCCAGGGCCTTATCCCGCTTGCCGGTCAGGTCATAGGCATTGCCTAGCAACTGGTATACCCTGCTGTTGATATCCTTCCGCTTTGTCAGCTTTTTGGTAATATCGATCGCAGCTTTATAATCCTGTTGCATGTATTTCGAGTACGCAATCTCGTAATAATAACTCCATTCATCCGGGTTCAGTTTAATCGCTTCTTCGAGCAATGGTATTGCTGCTGCTGGTTTTCCGTCCTCCATCATTGCAATGGCTGCTTTATACCTGGCATCCGCCGTATCCTTGTTAGCCTGTGCCATAGCAGCTTGTCCCATCCAAATGCTCAATAACAGTAATAAGGTAATTTTTTGCATAAGAGGTTAAGTCGTTACGAATATAGGATGAAAAAAAAGCCCGGACTCCATAAGGAGTACCGGGCTTTTCTTTTTTAACATTTTTTTTATTGGGTCACAATACCCTTTTGCTCAAAATAATTGTATATAGCATTATTGATCTCTGCCTCTATCACAGTGACTTTCATGATGTCTCTGCACCAGAAAGCAATCCTTACAGACATGGTACCCGCACTGACCAGGTTCATAATAATCTCAACCTCTCTTCTCCCCAACACCTGCTCATTGGCGATGATCAGCTCTTTCAATTCCTGCTTCACAGTTTCAGGATCTTCCAGCCTGGCTACCTTATAATTGAAATTGATGCGGGCACTGTTATTACTCAGGGTCCAGTTGGTAATTTCTTTCGAAAGCACATCCCCGTTTGGCAATATCACCTCTGCCCCATCTTCGGTAAGCAGAGTACTACTGCGGATCCCAATCTCTTTTACACGACCTTTGTTACTACCAATCTCCACCATATCACCAATACGGAGTGGGCGGTCAAAGATCAGGATGATACCGGATACAAAGTTGTTGACGATGCTCTGTAAACCCAGACCAATACCCACACCCAAAGCACCCAGGATCACAGTAATCTTATCAACAGGCAAACCTGATGCACTGATAGCCAGCAGGAAAGCAAGCACCAGCAAGATCAGCCTGGTCACCAGCAATCTGGAACGCTGCCCCTTATCATCAAAGGCGGCATCGTCACCGATATCCCCAAAGAAATAGGCAATGTACTTCTGTAGGAAATTCGCCACCCAGATAATACCCAGGAACAATATCACCCCGCCAATAGTGAAGGAACTACTGCCAATGACAACAGAAGTCTGGAACAACGTCTTCAGGCCATCGTTGAATGTATCATAGATATTCAGGTTGGTGCTGAATACAATCGCCCAGATCAACACCGCCAGCACAGATATAAACCGGAAGAGGGATTTCTTGATATCTGCCACATCGAAGTGCTCAGGATAGTGCTTACGGATACGACTACCTTGTATTTGCAGGAGAAATGCCTCGATCGTTAATTGTACAAAAATGCTGAGACTCGCTACCTGTGCCAGTGCATATACCGCTGTGGAACTAAAGATCTGGGACAACGTCACACGACCAAACAGGTTCATTAATACTGCCAGCACATTCAGGAAGGTATACAATATCACCGCCCACCACATCAAACGATATTCTTTGCGGAAACTGCGGATCTGTATAAATAATACCCCAATTACAATCGCTACTACATCATGCACCACATTCGCATACCGCATAAGGCGCATAGGTAATCCTAATACCCTGATGATAGGCAGGAAGAGGAATAAGAGCATGAATAAACCCCAACCCATAAAGATCTGGCGGGGTAGTAATTTATAGAAGACAGGTGTCAACAACACCATCAGGAAAAACTGTGTCGTCTCTATATAAATAGCCGGTGCATTGTGATCAAATAAAGGCGCCAGGTTCAGGATCAGTACAAACGTCATAAGCCATGGTAACGCCTTGACATATTTGAAATCAAACTCCTTGATCGCACTGAGCTTATTTAATTTCTTCAGACTCCGGAAGTTAAAATTGATCCAGCCAAAGAATACAATGCCTATTATCCATAACAGGGAGCGCTTGCTGCGGGTATTTTTGAAGTAGTAACCTGCCAGCTTTTGCTCTGCATTCACAGACTTCTTAAAACCACCGGTAGGAGGTCTTCGTCCCAGCTCGGAAACGGGTTCCCACAGGTAGAGACGTTCTTTCGTAAATGCACGGCCACCGGCTGTTTTCAGGGCATCTTCTGTCTGATACCCCAATTCTTCGATGGTGATCGCATTGGTAGAAACTCTTGCCTTCAGGTCATTGAGGATAGCGGTATTAGATTTTACCAGACTATCCGCTCTTTTGAACTTGGTACGTAAAGTTTGCAGTTGTGGCGTAAAGGTGGCTCTGAGTACAGAATCCTTGAACAAACCACGCATCAGGGTATCCTTTCGGAGGTCCCGGATTTCCTTTTTGACCTCATCCAGTTTCTGGTCATAACCATTTAGTGTCTTTCCGAATTCTCCCATGGTATTGTTCAGTTCTTCCAATAAGGACTGGTACATCTGGAGGTTTCGGATATTGAGACTCCTGTCATTGCCGGAAAAACGGTCTTTCAGTATTTCCAGTACAGAATCGGCATCTTTCAGATGGGACTGGATGTCCGGAAGATGGGTAAAGGAACTCGTAACCAGTGGTACTTTATTCATGGTCTGAAAAACTTTTTCAAACCCGGCCAGGTAATCACTTCTTGTTGGTTGGTTATTGTCGCCGAATAAGGTCGTGTCGGAGCCACGTTGTGGTACTTTTTGTGCCAATGCGATACTACCGGTGTACACCAGCAGTAAAAGCAGAAGGATAGGTTTTTTCATGTGTGCTGTTGAATAGTACCGGAAATATAGGTGGAATTTTTGGTACAAAAAAAAGGGGGCTTATTGCCCCCCTTCCTGATATAGTGTGTTGAATAATAACTTAAACGTGCCGTGCGACTGTCCTCTGAAGGTGACTTCCGGTCCATAAGCATAAAACATTCCTTTGCCAACCGGTGCACAAAACGCTGCTACACCGTCTTTTAGGTAAGCTTGTCCCCAAGCCCATCCACTATGAAGTGGCGTTTCCGAAGTAAACCAGGCAATGGGTTTTACTTCTTTTGCACCTGCATCAATTTTAAAAACAGGGCTGTTATCAAAATTGATGTCACCAGTAGCAGGCATACCATATGCCGCCATTAGTGTACTATCAAATTGAGCCTTTAATATACTACCAGGTATAAAGTACTTCGTACCCGGCAATGGCTTTCCATTTTCTACCAGTGCATTCTTCACAGGTAAGCCTAAATGATAAGCGAGGTTCGTACTGGTACCGATAGTAACTATATTACCACCTGCTTCTAAGAAGGCCTTTAACTGAGGGATGGATGTGTCTTTGGTGATCTTACCGAGCATGCCACGATATTGCTCAGGGATTTCATTTGGTGAAGGCGCTTTTTGTGCAAAACCATAACGGTTTGATTCCTCTCCTGAAACAGGTGGGATGGCTCTTGTTACAAATACAATGACATCGTAGTCTTTCTTCAGATTGCCTTTGTCAATGTCTTTTGCATAGATCACTTTGAATGGGAAGTGGTATTGTTCTAATAACCATCTTACCCAACCGGAAGGAATGGAACCACCGTAACTATCCCACAATGCAACGCGTGCAGGTTTTACGGCTGCCAGATCAGCTGGCTTTTTGCTCAAAGGCTTTATATTGATGGATGCACCACCTAATATATCTACTGCTGCTTTCTTATTGCTTACATAGAAATCGCCCGTCTTTGTTCTATACACATCTACCCCTTCGTTCAGCAATTTGTTAACGACTGTGAATACATCATTCTGTTTACCACTAAGTAAATAACCAGCTTTGCCTGCTGGCAATGTTCCTGCCTTCACCTCCTGCAATTCACCATAAGGCAATTGTGCAAAAGGACCCCTAAAATCATTCAGTATCCTGTCAAACTGCACACCCATCTGGTAAGCCAACGTCCACCCTGCAGCATCATAAGGATGAATAGGAGGACCTCCCGGATACTGAAAATCATTCGGGTGATCCTGTGGTTCAAACATATCCAGTACATGCGGACGAAACGCCTGATTCGTACGAACAATAAAGGACCCCGCAGGATATTGTTGCCCTTCTATCGTAAAGGCAGTAGTCGCTTTCTGCACACTGATACCAGTTTTAATCAGTGCATTGATAAACTTCACAGCCGTAGGAAAATCTGCCTGATCCGCTGATATGATATACCCTCTTGGATCACGTGTAGCAGGATTCTTATACACCGCATCATAGTATGACATCGGAATATTATTTCCACGCTTCATCCAGCCATAAGGATCACTACCATCATCTTTAGTCGTATCATTCTTATCTTTTTTATAAGCAGCAGTAATAGCATTCGCACCTTTTGGAGATAATGTCCAGTTATCCCTGTTACCACGATCTATCGCATTCTTCCCCATCTTATAAATGTTGTACAACACTTCATCACGCTGTCTGGCAGCATAATCCAGCACAGAATAGTTCAGCGATACGGAATAATCGATTGACTGCCGGAAGTGCCATACATCCTGTGGCAATACCGGATTTGGTGTAGCACCATTCGGAATTAAACGCTGTGGTACTACAGGTACTTTTTCAGGTGTTGGGTTCCCAATGATCTCAGTAAGCAACCCGATCATATTGTGAAACTGTGTCGTAGTACGTAATCCACCATTATACCAGGTGGAAAAACCGGAACCATTCAATCTGGTATACCCCGGTTTATCTTCCGCATTCAGGCGATTGTACATAGCCGCACCCAATGCATCGATACCCGTAATCATCAAAGGATCGAATACATAATTGAACGGATCGCGGTATGGAGGCCCTGCTAATACAGAGCCTTCCGGACCGCGTTGGTGATGATTATACATGATCTGGGGCATCCATTCTAAGAACAGCTGCTTACCCATATTTACACTCTCGCTCATGTTCATCATATAGAAGTCACGGTTATTATCGTGACCAATATACTTTTGATACAACACAGGCACCTGGTCTGTAGTACGCTTCAGCGTATCTGTATTACGCATGTACCAGTTAGCCACCAGCTCCTGTCCATCAGGGTTGGCGTGCGTCATCAATACTATCACATTATCCAAAATGCGTTTTGTTTCATCATCATTTCTGCTGATGAGTTGATACGCCGTTTCGATCAACTGATGTGAACCCACCACCTCTGTTGCATGCAATCCTCCATCTATCCACACTACAGCTTTACCTGTAGCAGCCATCGCTCTTGCCTGTATTTCACTGATACCTTCTGCACGTGCCAGTTGCTGTGAAATCTTTTTATACTTTTCTAATTGCTGGATATTTTCAGGTGAAGAAATAACGAGCATATACTGATGCCTGCCTTCTTCAGTCAATCCAATATCCACCAGTTTTACACGTGGACTGGCAGCTAGCTTCTGAAAATACGCAGCTGTCTGTGTATAATTTGCCAGCTTGTAATCATCTCCCATATTAAAACCAAAATGTTCTTTGGGAGAAGGTACGGTTTGCCCATACAAAGTAGTGGCGCAAAATAATATGATGACGGACAATAACTGTTTCATACAACTATTTTATTTCTTCCTGTAATCCAGTGCCGGGGCTCTATCGCCCAGCATGGCTTCGTACTTGAAATCTTTTCCTCTTCGCTCTTTCAGTTCAGCCTGTGCAGATGTAACTGCCGTAGGATCATTGAACAGGTCATAGGCAGTGAGTGCTATCGTCTTGGCAGCTACCATCATTCCTTTCGCACCAATGCTGGAACCAGCAGCGGCCACGTTCTGCCAGCTATGCCCACCGGAACCCGCTACAAAAGTAGCCGCGCTCATACCTGCTGTAGGTGTCACCCAGCTTACATCTGCAACGTCAGAAGAACCGATACCGCCCTCTTTTACAATCGTGAATGGCTGTACTTTCATAGAAGCACTATCCATATCAGGAATGTTCTTCTGATCGATAAATGAAGATTGAATCTTCTTGCCAAATTCCTTTTCTTCAGCCGTATATTTAAATCCACCCACCAGATGCAGGTTCTTATCCATCATGTGAGACAGTGTTTCATTCGGCATCATGTTATACACACCACCGATGATTTCATATTTCATGGTAGTACCCGTTCCCATTGCCGCACCTTCTGCACATTTCACCAATCTATCCCAGGTATCTTTTACAACCTGCATATCCGGATGACGTACGTAGTAGTATACTTCTGCAAAAGCAGGCACTACATTCGGCGCATCACCACCTTTGGTGATCACATAGTGAATACGGGTATCCTGTTGGACATGCTCACGCATCATATTCACCATATAATCCATCGCCTCTACCCCATCCAGTGCAGACCTTCCTTTTTCAGGCGCACCTGCAGCGTGAGAAGCGATTCCATAAAATCTAAACTTTGCATTTTTATTGGCTAACCACGGAGCTAAACCCGCAGAGTTATCATTGCCCGGATGCCAGTGCAACACAGCACTTACATCATTGAATAAACCAGCTCTTACCATATACACTTTACCTGAACCACCTTCTTCTGCCGGGCAACCATACACTCTTAAGGTACCTTTGCCACCACTTGCTTTCATCCAGTCTTTCACTGCAACAGCAGCAGCTACGGATGCGGTACCAAACAGGTTATGTCCACAACCATGCCCTGCACCCTCCGGTACAATCGCCTTCTTTTCAGGGTTGGCTTCCTGCGATAATCCAGGCAGTGCATCAAACT is a genomic window of Chitinophaga sp. LS1 containing:
- a CDS encoding mechanosensitive ion channel family protein, whose amino-acid sequence is MKKPILLLLLLVYTGSIALAQKVPQRGSDTTLFGDNNQPTRSDYLAGFEKVFQTMNKVPLVTSSFTHLPDIQSHLKDADSVLEILKDRFSGNDRSLNIRNLQMYQSLLEELNNTMGEFGKTLNGYDQKLDEVKKEIRDLRKDTLMRGLFKDSVLRATFTPQLQTLRTKFKRADSLVKSNTAILNDLKARVSTNAITIEELGYQTEDALKTAGGRAFTKERLYLWEPVSELGRRPPTGGFKKSVNAEQKLAGYYFKNTRSKRSLLWIIGIVFFGWINFNFRSLKKLNKLSAIKEFDFKYVKALPWLMTFVLILNLAPLFDHNAPAIYIETTQFFLMVLLTPVFYKLLPRQIFMGWGLFMLLFLFLPIIRVLGLPMRLMRYANVVHDVVAIVIGVLFIQIRSFRKEYRLMWWAVILYTFLNVLAVLMNLFGRVTLSQIFSSTAVYALAQVASLSIFVQLTIEAFLLQIQGSRIRKHYPEHFDVADIKKSLFRFISVLAVLIWAIVFSTNLNIYDTFNDGLKTLFQTSVVIGSSSFTIGGVILFLGIIWVANFLQKYIAYFFGDIGDDAAFDDKGQRSRLLVTRLILLVLAFLLAISASGLPVDKITVILGALGVGIGLGLQSIVNNFVSGIILIFDRPLRIGDMVEIGSNKGRVKEIGIRSSTLLTEDGAEVILPNGDVLSKEITNWTLSNNSARINFNYKVARLEDPETVKQELKELIIANEQVLGRREVEIIMNLVSAGTMSVRIAFWCRDIMKVTVIEAEINNAIYNYFEQKGIVTQ
- a CDS encoding M14 metallopeptidase family protein, whose protein sequence is MKQLLSVIILFCATTLYGQTVPSPKEHFGFNMGDDYKLANYTQTAAYFQKLAASPRVKLVDIGLTEEGRHQYMLVISSPENIQQLEKYKKISQQLARAEGISEIQARAMAATGKAVVWIDGGLHATEVVGSHQLIETAYQLISRNDDETKRILDNVIVLMTHANPDGQELVANWYMRNTDTLKRTTDQVPVLYQKYIGHDNNRDFYMMNMSESVNMGKQLFLEWMPQIMYNHHQRGPEGSVLAGPPYRDPFNYVFDPLMITGIDALGAAMYNRLNAEDKPGYTRLNGSGFSTWYNGGLRTTTQFHNMIGLLTEIIGNPTPEKVPVVPQRLIPNGATPNPVLPQDVWHFRQSIDYSVSLNYSVLDYAARQRDEVLYNIYKMGKNAIDRGNRDNWTLSPKGANAITAAYKKDKNDTTKDDGSDPYGWMKRGNNIPMSYYDAVYKNPATRDPRGYIISADQADFPTAVKFINALIKTGISVQKATTAFTIEGQQYPAGSFIVRTNQAFRPHVLDMFEPQDHPNDFQYPGGPPIHPYDAAGWTLAYQMGVQFDRILNDFRGPFAQLPYGELQEVKAGTLPAGKAGYLLSGKQNDVFTVVNKLLNEGVDVYRTKTGDFYVSNKKAAVDILGGASINIKPLSKKPADLAAVKPARVALWDSYGGSIPSGWVRWLLEQYHFPFKVIYAKDIDKGNLKKDYDVIVFVTRAIPPVSGEESNRYGFAQKAPSPNEIPEQYRGMLGKITKDTSIPQLKAFLEAGGNIVTIGTSTNLAYHLGLPVKNALVENGKPLPGTKYFIPGSILKAQFDSTLMAAYGMPATGDINFDNSPVFKIDAGAKEVKPIAWFTSETPLHSGWAWGQAYLKDGVAAFCAPVGKGMFYAYGPEVTFRGQSHGTFKLLFNTLYQEGGQ
- a CDS encoding amidohydrolase is translated as MKKVILSLLCCAPAFVYAQKANKDKTAIIAALDAQAPAYTTIEQKIWGFAEVGYQEVKSSALLQEKLTQEGFTVKAGIAGIPTAFIATYGSGEPVIGILAEFDALPGLSQEANPEKKAIVPEGAGHGCGHNLFGTASVAAAVAVKDWMKASGGKGTLRVYGCPAEEGGSGKVYMVRAGLFNDVSAVLHWHPGNDNSAGLAPWLANKNAKFRFYGIASHAAGAPEKGRSALDGVEAMDYMVNMMREHVQQDTRIHYVITKGGDAPNVVPAFAEVYYYVRHPDMQVVKDTWDRLVKCAEGAAMGTGTTMKYEIIGGVYNMMPNETLSHMMDKNLHLVGGFKYTAEEKEFGKKIQSSFIDQKNIPDMDSASMKVQPFTIVKEGGIGSSDVADVSWVTPTAGMSAATFVAGSGGHSWQNVAAAGSSIGAKGMMVAAKTIALTAYDLFNDPTAVTSAQAELKERRGKDFKYEAMLGDRAPALDYRKK
- a CDS encoding tetratricopeptide repeat protein, which translates into the protein MQKITLLLLLSIWMGQAAMAQANKDTADARYKAAIAMMEDGKPAAAIPLLEEAIKLNPDEWSYYYEIAYSKYMQQDYKAAIDITKKLTKRKDINSRVYQLLGNAYDLTGKRDKALDAYEKGLKAFPDAGNLYLERGVMEIGIKDYNKALSYFEKGIEVDPMFPSNYYWASKIFLSTQEEVWGMIYGEIFLNLERGSRRTDEISKQLYLTYKGEIQFKDDTLVTVSFCKQNVMAISPDGKYNLPFGVMVYEPVLLLSVAGEKIINLPSLNRIRTRFVENYQNMALAKKTPVVLFDYEQQVKDAGFMEEYNYWILAEGDDKQFEEWRGEHKKEWEDFIGWFKKNPLKITQENKFYRAKY
- a CDS encoding Crp/Fnr family transcriptional regulator; this translates as MTELEKLETAVRSFCGIDEQSFALSLPYWELRTYQKGEYYNEYRNVCKHLGFIVDGVFRTYYVNAETGEEKNMLFYTTNQMVTAFKSFLTRRPCNFYTESMVESTILYIHVDHLHALYKQSHEWERFGRYIAEVAFNLMMEHTEDFLFKSPEERYVQMVEQHPDLVNQVPLYHIASYLGIAGPSLSRIRKRMQKKN
- the purQ gene encoding phosphoribosylformylglycinamidine synthase I; protein product: MKFGVVTFPGSNCDHDMIDALRNDLGQEVIELWHKDKDLSMFNTEDCIVLPGGFSYGDYLRCGAIARFSPMMQSVIEFANKGGRVIGVCNGFQILVEAGLLPGALLRNENQQFVCKNVYLKSENTVASMTKDVTGRPLMIPVAHGEGRYYADKATLESLQSNNQILFRYCDEFGNVVEDANPNGATLNIAGICNKERNVFGMMPHPERATRDVLGNTDGQLIFQSLINNN
- a CDS encoding protein-disulfide reductase DsbD domain-containing protein, with translation MKQLLTAICLFALPLLASAQIENPVKWSFTSKKINATTYELHMTATIEGGWHLYAQEAGEGPVPTSFKFTKSPLVVNEGKVTEVGKLHKAFDKNFDSELKYYENQVDFVQKVTVKGKAATKVKGSVEFMTCDDHECLPPKSVDFAISVGGK